Below is a window of Paenibacillus bovis DNA.
GAGAAGTCATATAACGTTCTTATTATTTGGCTGTTCAATATGACTTTTTGCATATAATCGGTTTCCTGCTTCTATCGGCACAAGATGATCTGTAAGCCAAAAAGCAGCAGTCTTATACAGACTGCTGCTTCTCAAATGTACTATTTAGGATGGACCTGACAGGATACACATTTGCTTTCCTGCCTGATCCATCCTATTTTCATTTCTATACAAACGCCATTATTTTCCGGCCGATTCAGCCATCTATCGATACCCGTCCAGTATGCGATCAGGTATGCTGCTCCAGCCACTGTACTGTATGCTGTAGTTTGCCTCCAGCACGTTCGATAGCCTGCTCCACCTGTACGGTTGCTGTACCGCCATATACGTTACGGGCATTCACGACCGTCTCCGGCTGCAGTACCTGATAGATCGTATCGTCAAACAGCGGAGAGAAGTTCTGGAACTCGTCCAGTGTCAGATCAAGCAGATACTTGCCTTCCTGGATGCAATACAGCACCGTTTTACCGATAACTTCATGCGCCTGACGGAAAGGCAGACCTTTACCCACGAGGAAATCCGCAATATCGGTCGCATTGGAAAAGTCCTTGTTGACCGCTTCGCGCATCCGGCCGGTATTGACCTTCATCGTCGCGATCATCGGTGCGAACAGCTGCAGGGCGCCTTCCAGCGTCGCTACCGTATCGAACATGCCTTCTTTGTCTTCCTGCATATCTTTGTTGTAAGCAAGCGGCAGGGATTTGAGTACGGTCAGCAGACCGATCAGATTGCCATATACCCGTCCGGTTTTGCCGCGTACCAGCTCGGCAACATCCGGATTTTTCTTCTGTGGCATAATGCTGCTGCCCGTGCAGAATGCATCATCCAATTCGACAAAGTTGAACTCGGTACTGCTCCACAGCACCAACTCTTCGCTCAAACGGGACAAATGCGTCATGATCAGCGAGGCACCGGACAGGAACTCGACGATAAAGTCGCGATCGCTGACCGCATCCAGACTGTTTTCATACACAGCATCGAATCCGAGCTGTTCGGCTACGAAATGACGATCGATCGGGAAGGTCGTCCCTGCGAGCGCACCTGCTCCGAGCGGCAGTACGTTAATACGCTTGTAGCTGTCCTTGAGACGGTCAATATCCCGTTCGAACATGGATACATATGCCATCAGATGATGAGGGAACAGGATCGGCTGGGCACGCTGCAGATGCGTATAGCCCGGCACGATGGTGTCCATATTGCTTTTGGCCTGGGTAATCAGGGATTCCTGCAGTGCATGCAGCAGCCCGATCAGCTCGACGACCCGCTTGCGCAGATACAGATGCATATCGGTCGCGACCTGATCGTTACGGCTACGTCCGGTATGCAGCTTGCCGCCGACAGCGCCGACTTCCTCGATCAGATGCTTTTCAATATTCATATGGATATCTTCATCCGAGACGGAGAATTGTACTTCACCCGCCTGGATCTTGGATAATACTTTATTCAGACCGGCTTTGATCGTCTCTACATCTTCTGCAGGTACGATGCCGCATTTGCCCAGCATGGTGACATGAGCGAGACTGCCCTGGATATCTTCTTCTGCAAGTGCTTTATCGAAATGGATAGAGGCTGTATATTCCTCCACCAGATGGTTGGTTTGTTTGGTAAAACGTCCGCCCCATAGTTTGCTCATGCTGTTGGTCACACTCCCTGTTTGGCTTGTGCTGCTGCCTGCTGTACACCTGCATTTACCTTGAGACGCAGTGCGTTCAGCTGGATAAATCCTGCCGCATCGCCCTGATCATAGGCATTGGTCGGATCGGCTTCCATTGTAGCGATATCCGGGTTGTACAGGCTGACCGGACTGCTCAGTCCTGCCGCGATGATATTGCCTTTGTACAGTTTGACTTTGACGGTACCGGTGATGTTCTTCTGGCTCTCGGTTACCAGTGCCTGAAGTGCCAGGCGCTCCGGTGCGAACCAGAATCCATTGTAGACCAGATTCGCATAACGGGTAATCAGCGAGTCGCGCAGACTCATTACTTCGCGGTCCATCGTCAGGGACTCCATTTTGCGGTGAGCGGTGAACAGGATCGTGCCGCCCGGTGTCTCGTATACGCCGCGGCTCTTCATACCGACAAAGCGATTCTCGACCATATCGACGCGGCCGATACCATGCTTGCCGCCCAGCTCATTGAGCTTCTCCATCACTTCCAGCGGTGTCATGGATTGACCGTTCAGAGCGATACAGTTTCCTTTTTCAAATTGCAGTTCCAGCATTTCCGGCTGATCCGGTGCATCCTCCGGCGATACGCTGAGTACGAACATATCTTTGTTGCTCTCTGCACTTGCGTCAAAGTCCGGATCTTCCAGTACGCCGCTCTCATAGCTGATATGCAGCAGGTTACGGTCGGTAGAGTATGGCTTGGCAGCCGATGCCGTTACCGGAATACCGTGGGACTCCGCATAAGCGATCATCTCGGCACGTCCCGGGAAGTCCTCACGGAATTTCTCCAGACGCCATGGAGCGATTACCTGAATCTCCGGTGCGAGTGCAGCAGCATTCAATTCGAAGCGTACCTGGTCGTTTCCTTTACCCGTCGCGCCGTGAGCAATAGCGATTGCTCCCTCGGCACGGGCGATCTCGACCATACGCTTGGCGATCAACGGACGCGCAATACTCGTGCCGAGCAGATATTGTCCTTCATATAGTGCGCCTGCCTGGAACATGGGATAAATGAAATCTTCGGCAAATTCAGCACGCAGATCATCGATATAGACTTTGGAGGCGCCGGTAGCAAGTGCTTTTTCTTCCAGACCGTCCAGTTCGTCCGCTTGTCCGATATCGGCAGTAAAGGTAATAATTTCGGCGTCATACGTTTCTTTGAGCCACTTCAGAATGATCGATGTATCCAGACCGCCGGAATAGGCGAGTACAATTTTATCTTTAGCCATAAGTAGGTTCCTCCAGTTACTGATTCGCTTTGTATTGGTTGCTGCTTTTGGTCATACTCTTTATTTCATGGGGCTTCTATGGATCGTAGCTACACTCTGTAGAATAGCAATGGCTGATAGGTTCGGCTTTCTTGTATATCTGTCATGCACTATCCCAATAGATCGCTTGTTATTTTGCTATTTCTGCAGATCTTAACCGATCAGCGCAGCCATGATAGCTTTCTGTGCATGCAGACGATTCTCTGCTTCATCGAAAATAACACTGTTCGGTCCATCAATCACACCTGCGCTTACTTCTTCGCCGCGGTGGGCCGGCAGACAGTGCAGGAATATATAATCCGGCTTGGCATGGCTAACGAGTGCTTCATTTACCTGATAGTCGGCAAATGCCTGCTCACGGATCTTCTGCTCTTCCTCAAAGCCCATGCTGGCCCATACATCGGTATAAATCACATCTGCATCCTGCACTGCTTCCTGCGGATCGCGTACGACTTTGACCGTCGCTCCGCTCTCGGCTGCCAGCTGCTCGCACTGCTTGATCACAGCAGGATCAGGCTCATACCCTTCCGGGCTCGCTACATACACGTCCAGGCCGACCCGTGCGCCGCCAATCATCAGGGAATGCGCCATATTGTTGCCATCGCCGATGTAGGCTAATTTGAGCCCTTTCAGCTTGCCCTTCTGCTCCACGATCGTCTGGAAGTCTGCCAGCACCTGACAAGGGTGTCCCAGATCGCTCAGCCCGTTAATCACCGGGATGTCTGCATATTTCGCCAGTTCGGTTACATTTTCATGACCGAATGTACGGATCATGATGCCATCCAGATAACGTGACATGACGCGTGCTGTATCGGCAATCGTCTCGCCGCGTCCCATCTGGATATCGTTTTTGCTGAGGAACAGGGCATGTCCACCCAGCTGATAGGTTCCCACTTCAAAAGAAACCCGTGTACGTGTCGAGGACTTTTCAAAAATCAGACCTACTGTTTTACCTTCCAGCGGACGGTAGACTTCTCCTGCTTTTTGCTTACGCTTCAGCTCAATCGCCAGTTCGATCAGAAAGTTGATTTCTTCCGCTGTATAATCGCTGAGTTCCACAAAATCCTTGCCTTTGAAATGACTGAGTTCCAGTTGATTCTGCTGTGCTGCATCTGCCATACTGTTTTCCCCCTTGTCGGATATGGTCGCCTGTCCTGCTATCTATACGCCGCTCGGTCCGGAAGCACTGACTACCGGAGCATATTCATGAATAATCTCACTCAAGATCTGGACTGCCTGATCAATTTCCTGCTCGGTGATCAGCAGATTCGGCAGCAGACGAATTACGTTAGGTCCTGCATTGACGAACAGCAGCCCTTTTTCCTGTCCGGCCATAATCAATTCGTTCACCGGTGCTGCACATTCCATCCCGATCATCAGACCCTTGCCGCGAATTTCTTTGACAAAAGAATGACCCGACAGCTTGTCATGCAGCTGCTGCATCAGATAGTCGCCCATCTGGGCGGCATGCTCGATCACGTTTTGTTCCTGCATCGTCTCCAGCGTTGCAATCACTGCTGCAGTTGCCAGTGGTGTACCACCAAAGGTAGAGCCATGACTGCCTGCTGTAAAGGCTTCTTTGAGATAATCTTTGCCGACCATCGCGCCGACCGGGAATCCGCTCGCCAGTCCCTTGGCCAGTGTGAAAATATCCGGCTCAATGCCGTAATGTTCAAAAGAGAGCAGTTTCCCTGTCCGCCCCATACCCGTCTGAATCTCATCGATAATGAGCAGCAGTCCATGCTGCTTGCACAGCTCTGCTACTGCCTGTACATATTCCGTTTCAGCCGGATACACGCCGCCTTCCGCCTGGATCATCTCCAGCATCACTGCTGCCGTATGCGGTCCAATCGCTGACTGGAGTGCTTCCAGATCATTCAGCGCTACCGTAACGAAACCGGCCGGCAGAGGATGGAATCCTTCTTTGACCTTGTCCTGTCCAGTCGCTGTCAGAGTAGCCAGCGTACGTCCATGGAATGATTGGGTAAAGGTAATAATTTCGTAGCGATCTGCGCCCTTTACCTTTTGCTGATACTTGCGTGCCAGCTTGATCGCTGCTTCATTGGCTTCGGCCCCGCTGTTGCAAAAAAATACGGCATCGCCGGAAGTCATGGAAGTCAGCAGCTGCGCTGCTTTTTCCTGATTCGGGATCTGGAACAAATTCGAGGTATGCCACAGCTCGTCGAGCTGCTGCTTGAGCTTGTCGGCTACTGCTGCCGGAGCATGACCCAGATTGGTTACAGCCAGTCCGCACATAAAGTCCAGATACTTTTTGCCATTCACATCCCACAGGTAGCTGCCTTGTCCTTTTGCAAAAGCAAGCGGGTATCGTGCATACGTCGGGAATAATGCACTTTCCTTGTTCGGTTGTGATTGCTGCTGGTTATTTGCCAGATTAGCCATACGGGTCACGCTCCTCTGAATTGGTAGTTGGTGCTGTAGAAATCTTGTTTTTACTGAAAGACATCTTAGTTAATACAGATTTTGTGCTCTAGGAATCATTGGCTGATTATCGATTCATTACGAACGATACGGGTACCTACGGCATCGCCGCGAAGTACACGACTCAGTATCTGCGGTTCACTGCCATCCACAATAATGACCTGTTGTACGTCTCCCTGGATACAGGCAATGGCTGCTTTCACCTTGGGGATCATGCCGCCATAGATTTCACCGGTAGCAATCATCTCGTCGATCTCGCTGATCGTTACACGCGGCAATACCTGTTTCTCGCCGTCTACCGTGCGCATAATTCCCGGCACATCGGTGACGACGATCATTCGCGGTACACCCAGATGCGAAGCGACCGCTCCGGCTGCCGTATCGGCATTGATATTATATCGCTGTCCAACAGCATCGGCGCCGACCGGTGCAATAACCGGAATATAACCCAGCTGGACAATCGCACGAATAATCGAGGCTTCTACATAAGTGACGTCGCCGACCAGACCGACTTCTGCCGAGTTGCTTACCGGTCGTGCCTGAATCAGTCCGCCATCTACACCCGATATCCCGATTGCTTTAGCATGACTGCCTTGAATGCGGCGGACAATCTGCTTGTTGATGCTGCCGGACAGTACCATTTCCACCACATCCAGCACCTGCTCGGTCGTCTTGCGCAGTCCGCCGACAAATTCGGTTTCAATGCCCAGCCGGGTCAGATTATCCGATATGGCAGGGCCGCCCCCGTGTACGATGACAGGCGTAATCCCCGATTCCTGAATATGTTTCAGGTCTTCAAAAAAGGAGGCGGGCAGGGCCGCCAGCGTACTTCCACCGCACTTCATCACAAAGGTACGATCGGCTGCAATTTCAGTCATAATGAAGTCCCCCTGTTCTAGTTAAGTGCGGTAGGCTGCATTGATGCGGACGTAATCATATGTCAGATCACAGCCCCATGCGAGCGCCTGTCCTTCGCCATAATGCAGATCCACGACGATTTGTACGGTATCGCCCTGTAGATACTTCAGTGCCGCTTCTTCATCAAATGGTACCGGTCTGGAGCCGGTCAGTACTACGATATCGCCGAGGCGAATGTTTACTGTATCCACGTTTACCGGTTCACCGGCGCGACCGACAGCTGCAATGATCCGTCCCCAGTTGGCGTCTGCTCCGAACATCGCGGATTTGACCAGGCTGGATCCAATCACGGTTTTGGCAATCGCACGCGCAGACAGATCACTGATAGCGCCGTTTACAACCACTTCCACCAGCTTGGTCGCGCCTTCGCCATCTCTTGCTATCGATTTGGCCAGATGTTCGCATACATGCCGGAATCCTGCTGCAAAAGCTTTCCAATCCGGATGCCCCGGCGTCAATGCCTCATGCTCGGCCAGTCCACTTGCCATCGCTACCAGCATGTCATTGGTACTGGTATCACCATCTACCGTAATCATGTTAAATGTCTGATCGGTTGTCTCCCGCAGCAGCTGCTGCAGATGCTCTCCCGAGATCACCGCGTCGGTTGTCATAAATGCCAGCATAGTGGCCATATTCGGATGAATCATACCCGATCCCTTGGCCGCTCCTGCAATATGTACCTGTTGACCGTTCACCTGTACAGCGACGCATATTTCCTTTTTGACCAGATCGGTTGTCAGAATCGCCTGACAGAATTCCTCTGCATGTTCCGGCTGATTGCCGATTGCCACTGGCAGCTGCGCAATACCTGCAGTGACGCAGTCCATTTTTAGCAGTTCACCAATAACGCCGGTCGAAGCTACCGCCACCTCATCTTCCGCCAGTCCGAGCTGGCTTGCGGTCTGTGCACGCATCGTATAGGCATCCTGCTCGCCCTGCTGTCCGGTACAGGCGTTGGCATTGCCGCTATTCACCACTACGGCGCGCAGCGTTCCATTGACCAGACTCTGACGAGTAACCTGAAGCGGCGCTGCCTGGAACAGATTGGTCGTATACACCGCAGCCGCTGCTGCCGGTACACTGCATACAATCACACCCAGATCATTACGCTCTGTTTTTTTTAGTCCGCAATGCAGCCCTGCTGCCTGAAATCCCTGCGGAGTAACAATCGTTCCGCTTGGAACCGGCTCAAACAATGATTGTGACATGATAACTCCTCTCGCTTTCCCGTAGGCACTATATATGCTGTATATTGTCATGCAGTGAATATGCATATTGCAAAACGTCAACAGATTGGACAGATGGTAAAAGGTTACGGATAGACCGGAAGCATGTTCAATCCGGTATGTTCTGCCCAGCCCATCATACGGTTCATATTTTGAATCGCCTGACCGGCTGCTCCTTTGACCAGATTGTCGATAACCGCAATAATGGTGATTCGACCGGTACGTGCATCCAGTGCAAAGCCGATATCGCAATAGTTGGAACCTGCTACTTCTTTGGTTGAAGGCCACTGTCCCTGCTTACGGATTCGTACAAAAGGACGATCCCGGTAATATTCACGATACAGCTCTATCCATTCTTCTTCGGAATGATTGCCTGCTGTCGATCCATACATGGTGCTCATAATGCCCCGTGTCATCGGTACGAGATGGGTGGTAAAAGTGACCGTTACCGGCTTGCCGGCTGCGGCGCCCAGTACCTGTTCAATCTCGGGGATATGTTGATGCTTGTTGACTTTGTAGGCTTTGAAATTCTCATTCATCTCTGCATAATGCGATGTCAGGCTGGTACCGCGTCCAGCACCGGATACTCCCGATTTGGCATCAATAATAATGCTGTCCGTCGCCAGCCATCCTGCTTCCACACCCGGCAGCAGTCCCAGCAGTGTTGCCGTTGGGTAGCAGCCCGGATTGGAAATCAGGCGTTTCCCCTGTACGTCATTTCCTTTGAGCTCACACAATCCATATACCGCTTCTTCCAGGGAAGCTGCATCCGGTGCATCGTGTTTGTACCAC
It encodes the following:
- the argF gene encoding ornithine carbamoyltransferase, with translation MADAAQQNQLELSHFKGKDFVELSDYTAEEINFLIELAIELKRKQKAGEVYRPLEGKTVGLIFEKSSTRTRVSFEVGTYQLGGHALFLSKNDIQMGRGETIADTARVMSRYLDGIMIRTFGHENVTELAKYADIPVINGLSDLGHPCQVLADFQTIVEQKGKLKGLKLAYIGDGNNMAHSLMIGGARVGLDVYVASPEGYEPDPAVIKQCEQLAAESGATVKVVRDPQEAVQDADVIYTDVWASMGFEEEQKIREQAFADYQVNEALVSHAKPDYIFLHCLPAHRGEEVSAGVIDGPNSVIFDEAENRLHAQKAIMAALIG
- the argH gene encoding argininosuccinate lyase, with amino-acid sequence MSKLWGGRFTKQTNHLVEEYTASIHFDKALAEEDIQGSLAHVTMLGKCGIVPAEDVETIKAGLNKVLSKIQAGEVQFSVSDEDIHMNIEKHLIEEVGAVGGKLHTGRSRNDQVATDMHLYLRKRVVELIGLLHALQESLITQAKSNMDTIVPGYTHLQRAQPILFPHHLMAYVSMFERDIDRLKDSYKRINVLPLGAGALAGTTFPIDRHFVAEQLGFDAVYENSLDAVSDRDFIVEFLSGASLIMTHLSRLSEELVLWSSTEFNFVELDDAFCTGSSIMPQKKNPDVAELVRGKTGRVYGNLIGLLTVLKSLPLAYNKDMQEDKEGMFDTVATLEGALQLFAPMIATMKVNTGRMREAVNKDFSNATDIADFLVGKGLPFRQAHEVIGKTVLYCIQEGKYLLDLTLDEFQNFSPLFDDTIYQVLQPETVVNARNVYGGTATVQVEQAIERAGGKLQHTVQWLEQHT
- a CDS encoding argininosuccinate synthase; the protein is MAKDKIVLAYSGGLDTSIILKWLKETYDAEIITFTADIGQADELDGLEEKALATGASKVYIDDLRAEFAEDFIYPMFQAGALYEGQYLLGTSIARPLIAKRMVEIARAEGAIAIAHGATGKGNDQVRFELNAAALAPEIQVIAPWRLEKFREDFPGRAEMIAYAESHGIPVTASAAKPYSTDRNLLHISYESGVLEDPDFDASAESNKDMFVLSVSPEDAPDQPEMLELQFEKGNCIALNGQSMTPLEVMEKLNELGGKHGIGRVDMVENRFVGMKSRGVYETPGGTILFTAHRKMESLTMDREVMSLRDSLITRYANLVYNGFWFAPERLALQALVTESQKNITGTVKVKLYKGNIIAAGLSSPVSLYNPDIATMEADPTNAYDQGDAAGFIQLNALRLKVNAGVQQAAAQAKQGV
- the argJ gene encoding bifunctional glutamate N-acetyltransferase/amino-acid acetyltransferase ArgJ, with protein sequence MSQSLFEPVPSGTIVTPQGFQAAGLHCGLKKTERNDLGVIVCSVPAAAAAVYTTNLFQAAPLQVTRQSLVNGTLRAVVVNSGNANACTGQQGEQDAYTMRAQTASQLGLAEDEVAVASTGVIGELLKMDCVTAGIAQLPVAIGNQPEHAEEFCQAILTTDLVKKEICVAVQVNGQQVHIAGAAKGSGMIHPNMATMLAFMTTDAVISGEHLQQLLRETTDQTFNMITVDGDTSTNDMLVAMASGLAEHEALTPGHPDWKAFAAGFRHVCEHLAKSIARDGEGATKLVEVVVNGAISDLSARAIAKTVIGSSLVKSAMFGADANWGRIIAAVGRAGEPVNVDTVNIRLGDIVVLTGSRPVPFDEEAALKYLQGDTVQIVVDLHYGEGQALAWGCDLTYDYVRINAAYRT
- the argC gene encoding N-acetyl-gamma-glutamyl-phosphate reductase produces the protein MNPVKTRVAIVGSTGYGGVELIRFLHQHPEVEITSVISASSSGKPMSAQFPHLIGVMDMELDGVDAAKTAQKADIVFLATPSGVSSKLVPQYLEAGLKVIDLSGDYRIKDSSTYEEWYKHDAPDAASLEEAVYGLCELKGNDVQGKRLISNPGCYPTATLLGLLPGVEAGWLATDSIIIDAKSGVSGAGRGTSLTSHYAEMNENFKAYKVNKHQHIPEIEQVLGAAAGKPVTVTFTTHLVPMTRGIMSTMYGSTAGNHSEEEWIELYREYYRDRPFVRIRKQGQWPSTKEVAGSNYCDIGFALDARTGRITIIAVIDNLVKGAAGQAIQNMNRMMGWAEHTGLNMLPVYP
- a CDS encoding acetylornithine transaminase; this translates as MANLANNQQQSQPNKESALFPTYARYPLAFAKGQGSYLWDVNGKKYLDFMCGLAVTNLGHAPAAVADKLKQQLDELWHTSNLFQIPNQEKAAQLLTSMTSGDAVFFCNSGAEANEAAIKLARKYQQKVKGADRYEIITFTQSFHGRTLATLTATGQDKVKEGFHPLPAGFVTVALNDLEALQSAIGPHTAAVMLEMIQAEGGVYPAETEYVQAVAELCKQHGLLLIIDEIQTGMGRTGKLLSFEHYGIEPDIFTLAKGLASGFPVGAMVGKDYLKEAFTAGSHGSTFGGTPLATAAVIATLETMQEQNVIEHAAQMGDYLMQQLHDKLSGHSFVKEIRGKGLMIGMECAAPVNELIMAGQEKGLLFVNAGPNVIRLLPNLLITEQEIDQAVQILSEIIHEYAPVVSASGPSGV
- the argB gene encoding acetylglutamate kinase, whose product is MTEIAADRTFVMKCGGSTLAALPASFFEDLKHIQESGITPVIVHGGGPAISDNLTRLGIETEFVGGLRKTTEQVLDVVEMVLSGSINKQIVRRIQGSHAKAIGISGVDGGLIQARPVSNSAEVGLVGDVTYVEASIIRAIVQLGYIPVIAPVGADAVGQRYNINADTAAGAVASHLGVPRMIVVTDVPGIMRTVDGEKQVLPRVTISEIDEMIATGEIYGGMIPKVKAAIACIQGDVQQVIIVDGSEPQILSRVLRGDAVGTRIVRNESIISQ